In Leptospira licerasiae serovar Varillal str. VAR 010, the sequence ACGAAATACGGTTCGGTATTTTCCCGAGAGAATTTTTCATTTTCCTTTACTGAAAGCTGGTTAACTTCGATTAGAACAAATTTGGGAGAAGTATCCGAATTCGTTAATATAGACAGTCCGGTTAGGCCACCTTCTCCCACTAGGGAAAGATTGAACCAGCCGGTGTCAGCCTTTGGCAACATCCTATCCGACATGGAAGATCCGACGATCACGAATTTGGAATCTTTCCCTTCCGTTAAAAAACTTTCTACCCGAACCCTATTATGTTGCCACCAACTTTGTTTTGGGATTTTCTGCGGCGAAACAAAATACACAAAACCGGAATATAGTCCGAAAAAAATCAGAAAGAATAGTGTGAGTCGGATAAAAAAATTCATAATTAAAACTGAAAATAGATGAATGCGGCAGAAGGCCCCTTGTTCAGAACGATCAAGAATAGAAGGAATGCATAACCTATATTTGAAATTTTCTCCATTGTTTCTTCCGGATATTTTTCCTTGTACCATCCGTAAAAATGATAAAGGAACACGGGAACGGAAAAGAATATTAAAAATATGCAAAGTTCCCAGTCGGTTCCCAAACTTAAATTTGTTCTTAATAGTTTCAGATACTTAATCGCAGTTTCGAAATCGGGTAAACGGAATAGTAACCATAAAAGTGAAACACTTAAGAATACGAACCCGGCCTTTATAAACGAGAAGAAACGATTCTCGGGGAATTTAAACGGAAGATTCTGATCTAAGAATCTTTCTATTAATAACAGAAGTCCGTGGCCTATCCCCCAGACCATATATCTCCATTCAGCTCCGTGCCAAAGACCGCCTAATGCCATAACCAAGAATAGGTTTATATAAGTCCTAAAGTTCCCCTTTCTGTTTCCTCCCAAAGGAATATACAAATAATCTCTGAGCCATGTAGAAAGGGATATATGCCATCTTCTCCAAAATTCCGAAAAATTGGAGGATATATAAGGAAAATTGAAATTGGTTGGAAGTCTATAACCGAATAAGAATGCAGTTCCGATAGCGATCAAAGAATATCCCGCAAAGTCGGCAAATATCTGCGCGGAATAACCTAAGATCAGAAGTATCAATGTAAGAGTAGAATGGTGAGAATTATAAGGAAAATCGATAACAAAGGTAAGATCATTCAAATTGTCCGCGATTACCGTTTTTAGAAAATATCCTAGGATCAGGATCTTTGCTGCTTGGATCCAGGGAATATCTTTGAAATCTTTTGTCTTTATCTGGGGGAAAAATTCTTTTGCCTTAACGATCGGTCCTGCCACCAATTGAGGGAAAAAATTTATATATAGGGAAGATTGTAGGATAAGTTTAGGGTAGGGGACCTTCTCCTTGAAAATATCGGAACCGATCCTATAAAAATCAACAACCATGCTGATCCCATGAAAGGTATAAAAAGAAATACCTATAGGAAGGGGAATTAGAAAAATCCAATATAAGTCCGAGGGCCCCGAACTTCCTAAGAAAGTTTTGGCGAATAAGCCGCTATATTTAAAGAAGAATAATACGCTTAAGTTTAGTACTATCCCTAACGCTAAAACCGCTTTTTTAGATTTAAAATCGGGAGTTTGGATCAGATATACTATACTCGCGTTCCAAAAAATGGAGAACAAAAGTAAGATTAATAGCCAAGGATCCGAATATGCGTAGAAATAAAAACTAGCGGCGACTACCGTCAGAAGTTGGAATTTTTTTAGGAAAGGAAGATAGTAAAGAGCAAAGGTAATGAATAAGAATATGAAAAATCCAAAACTATTAAAATTCATAAGAAAGAGAATCTGACTGGTTCAAATTCTTTCCTGGGAACTTTAGGTCAAGAACCTATTATGCTTCTCTGGCTCCTTTCACCAAAAACATTTCAATCTCTCCCTTGTTCTTAGCTTTTATCAATCCCCTGGACTCACAGATAAAATCTTCTCTCACAAAATGGAATGTATCTAGGGAGATATTCACTTCTCCCGCGACTCCGGAGCTTTCCATACGGCTAGCGGTATTGACCGTATCTCCCCATATATCGTAGGCGAACTTTTCGGTCCCGATCACTCCTGCTACTACGCTTCCCGTATGGATTCCCAAACGTAGTTCCCAGGTCGGAAGTCCTAAGTTTTGCCTTTCTTCCTTTTGAGTTTTCATGAATTTTTGGAATTCCAACCCGCAGAAAACCGCGTCTCTTGCATGTGTACGATTCGGTGTCGGAAGTCCGCCGACTGCCATATAAGCGTCTCCGATAGTTTTGATCTTTTCCAAACCGTATTTTCTGGCGATCCTGTCGAATTCAGCGAAGAAGAAATGGAGTTCCTTTACTAATTCTTCCGGACTCATTTTTTCCGCAATCTGAGTGAAACCTGCCATATCCGTAAATAATACGGTAACACTCTCATAACGTTTCGGTTGTACCCGATCGTTCATTTTTAATTCGTCCGCGATTGATTCGGGAAGAATATTACGAAGTAGATTGTCCGATTTTTTTCTCTCTATATTCAGGTTCCTGCTTAGTATGAAGATCAATATTCCCGTCAGGATCTGGACGAAAATATAATTCCCTCCCAAGTCCATGTATTCGGCGTCTCTATCCTTCTGAGGGACGATGAAATTTGGATAAAGATATTCGAAAATATATAGGAAGCCTGTGACAAATGCGTAAAATGCATAAATAAAAAAGATATTATGATTCTTTAAAAGAATCGTGGCGATTACCAAGGCAGGGATAAAATAGTAATGATTTCCTCCGTTCGAGCCTCCATGCAAGAACCATAGAGAGGATAAATATGCGAGTATTGTTAGATTTAAGGGCCAGAAAAGGACGTAATAAATATTCCGAAATCTGGAAAAATAATACATTGCGAGCAGAATAAGTCCGGAAATCAAATTGAGAAGAATGACCCGGTGAGAATATTCCGTTTTCTCTTCGAAGATGGAACCTAATATATTTAGAGTTCCATTTACTAATGAAATTGCATTGAATAATCTATGCTCTAAGGAATTCTTTTTAGGGTCTCCGAAGATCAGGTAAACAAATTGTACAAGTTTCTGTTTCATATGGAAAGATCGGAGACGATCCTAGTGCCGAAATAGAAATCTTGCAACGCTTTTAAAATGGAAAATAAACCTGCA encodes:
- a CDS encoding adenylate/guanylate cyclase domain-containing protein, translated to MKQKLVQFVYLIFGDPKKNSLEHRLFNAISLVNGTLNILGSIFEEKTEYSHRVILLNLISGLILLAMYYFSRFRNIYYVLFWPLNLTILAYLSSLWFLHGGSNGGNHYYFIPALVIATILLKNHNIFFIYAFYAFVTGFLYIFEYLYPNFIVPQKDRDAEYMDLGGNYIFVQILTGILIFILSRNLNIERKKSDNLLRNILPESIADELKMNDRVQPKRYESVTVLFTDMAGFTQIAEKMSPEELVKELHFFFAEFDRIARKYGLEKIKTIGDAYMAVGGLPTPNRTHARDAVFCGLEFQKFMKTQKEERQNLGLPTWELRLGIHTGSVVAGVIGTEKFAYDIWGDTVNTASRMESSGVAGEVNISLDTFHFVREDFICESRGLIKAKNKGEIEMFLVKGAREA
- a CDS encoding MBOAT family O-acyltransferase, with product MNFNSFGFFIFLFITFALYYLPFLKKFQLLTVVAASFYFYAYSDPWLLILLLFSIFWNASIVYLIQTPDFKSKKAVLALGIVLNLSVLFFFKYSGLFAKTFLGSSGPSDLYWIFLIPLPIGISFYTFHGISMVVDFYRIGSDIFKEKVPYPKLILQSSLYINFFPQLVAGPIVKAKEFFPQIKTKDFKDIPWIQAAKILILGYFLKTVIADNLNDLTFVIDFPYNSHHSTLTLILLILGYSAQIFADFAGYSLIAIGTAFLFGYRLPTNFNFPYISSNFSEFWRRWHISLSTWLRDYLYIPLGGNRKGNFRTYINLFLVMALGGLWHGAEWRYMVWGIGHGLLLLIERFLDQNLPFKFPENRFFSFIKAGFVFLSVSLLWLLFRLPDFETAIKYLKLLRTNLSLGTDWELCIFLIFFSVPVFLYHFYGWYKEKYPEETMEKISNIGYAFLLFLIVLNKGPSAAFIYFQF